The following are from one region of the Gambusia affinis linkage group LG02, SWU_Gaff_1.0, whole genome shotgun sequence genome:
- the gnpnat1 gene encoding glucosamine 6-phosphate N-acetyltransferase yields the protein MLLDESPLFDPSLLQELDWNSNTVSFSPPISPTNPGDDLELRPLCTADFNKGFFEVLAQLTKTGDVTPEQFVSKFKHMKTTGNYYVVVVEDKSLGQIIATATLIIEHKFIHSCAKRGRVEEVVVSNICRGKQLGKLLVSTLTLLSKKLNCYKITLECAPKNVAFYQKFGYASSDETYMQCRFFD from the exons ATGCTGCTGGACGAGTCTCCACTTTTTGATCCCTCTTTGCTTCAGGAGTTGGACTGGAACAGCAACACCGTGTCCTTCTCTCCCCCCATCTCACCAACCAACCCAGGAGATGACCTGGAGCTCAGGCCACTGTGTACAGCAGATTTTAATAAAG gatTCTTTGAAGTTTTAGCTCAACTTACCAAGACAGGCGATGTCACGCCAGAGCAGTTTGTTA GTAAGTTCAAGCACATGAAGACAACAGGAAACTACTATGTTGTCGTCGTGGAGGATAAAAGCCTGGGACAAATTATCGCCACAGCCACGCTGATCATTGAACACAAATTTATTCATTCCTGTGCCAAG agaGGCCGGGTGGAGGAGGTGGTTGTCAGTAACATATGCAGAGGGAAGCAGCTCGGGAAACT GTTAGTGTCAACACTTACTCTTCTCAGCAAAAAACTTAACTGCTACAAAATCACTCTGGAATGTGCACCCAAAAACGTGGCTTTCTACCAAAAATTTGGATATGCTTCCTCGGATGAAACTTACATGCAGTGCAGATTCTTCGACTGA
- the styx gene encoding serine/threonine/tyrosine-interacting protein has translation MEEENKLQFPSLPATKEELLDWAYPMRREMQEILPGLFLGPYSAAMKSKLPTLERHGITHIICVRQDIEANFIKPNFSHRFRYLVLDIADNPVENIIRFFPMTKEFIDSCLSTDGKVLVHGNAGISRSAALVIAYLMETFGMKYRDAFSYVQERRFCINPNVGFVHQLQEYEAIYLAKLTIKMMSPIELGRSFSLQAGMPGSRKRSLEEDEDFGAMQVTATQNG, from the exons atggaggaggaaaacaaactgcagttcCCGTCTCTACCCGCGACTAAGGAGGAGCTTCTG GACTGGGCTTATCCGATGAGAAGAGAAATGCAG GAGATTTTACCTGGACTGTTTTTAGGGCCCTACTCTGCTGCAATGAAAAGCAAG CTGCCAACTCTTGAGAGACATGGCATAACGCACATCATTTGTGTTCGCCAAGACATTGAAGCCAATTTTATCAAACCCAATTTCTCTCATAGATTTAG atATCTTGTTTTAGATATTGCTGACAATCCAGTAGAAAATATAATTCGTTTTTTTCCTATG ACTAAAGAATTTATTGATAGCTGTTTGTCAACAGATG GAAAGGTGCTGGTTCATGGTAATGCAGGAATATCAAGAAG TGCTGCCTTAGTGATTGCCTACCTTATGGAAACATTTGGGATGAAGTACAG GGATGCATTCAGCTACGTACAGGAGAGGAGATTTTGCATCAACCCCAATGTAGGTTTTGTCCACCAACTGCAG GAATATGAAGCAATCTATCTGGCAAAACTGACCATTAAAATGATGTCACCGATAGAGTTGGGCAGGTCGTTCTCTCTACAAGCTGGGATGCCAG GAAGTCGCAAACGCAGTctggaggaggatgaagatTTTGGAGCAATGCAGGTCACAGCAACACAGAACGGCTGA